A DNA window from Mesorhizobium sp. C432A contains the following coding sequences:
- a CDS encoding class I SAM-dependent methyltransferase: protein MPTAEQAMGMIETLDIAVFQVKTESTLSDRKSFLRVQNFARSVFGHYVYLEVGSHIGGSLFPHLIDPACEAAISVDARPTAQPDERSQVFHYPENSAARMIAVLSDWIPPAAMAKLTTIDSDVSDVSPEAVDPRATLALIDGEHTDTACFSDFVGVLPLMEQDCVVAFHDANLIADAILNAERFLDHLGITHETVFLPDTVAVLGLGRLASAVRDRLQPHALDRKTFLDLSQRQLWSHIAKVHSPKIHAELEGLRSDNSQLVKEIERMQKASRDAEARVAAMTSSTTWRASAPVRAVVDRIKRRFAS from the coding sequence ATGCCAACCGCCGAACAAGCGATGGGCATGATCGAGACGCTGGATATTGCCGTTTTCCAGGTCAAGACCGAGAGCACCCTCAGTGACCGCAAGAGTTTCCTTCGTGTCCAGAACTTCGCTCGATCGGTATTCGGCCACTATGTGTACCTTGAGGTCGGCTCGCATATCGGCGGAAGCCTCTTCCCGCACCTGATTGATCCGGCCTGCGAGGCAGCGATATCGGTTGATGCGCGGCCCACGGCGCAGCCTGACGAACGTTCACAGGTTTTTCACTACCCTGAAAACTCAGCGGCCCGAATGATCGCCGTGCTGTCGGATTGGATTCCTCCCGCCGCAATGGCCAAACTTACCACGATTGACAGCGACGTCTCCGACGTAAGTCCCGAGGCGGTCGATCCCAGGGCTACGCTCGCTCTGATCGACGGAGAGCACACGGACACGGCCTGTTTTTCGGACTTTGTCGGCGTTTTGCCGCTCATGGAGCAGGACTGTGTCGTTGCCTTCCACGACGCCAACCTGATCGCGGACGCGATTCTCAATGCGGAGCGCTTTCTCGACCATCTCGGCATCACGCACGAGACGGTATTCCTTCCTGACACCGTGGCCGTACTTGGCCTCGGCAGGCTCGCGTCTGCAGTCCGGGATCGGCTCCAGCCTCACGCATTGGACCGCAAGACTTTCCTGGACCTATCGCAACGGCAGCTATGGTCTCACATAGCCAAGGTGCACTCGCCCAAAATCCATGCCGAATTGGAGGGCCTGCGCTCGGACAATTCGCAGCTGGTCAAGGAGATTGAGCGCATGCAAAAGGCGAGCCGCGACGCGGAAGCCCGTGTCGCCGCCATGACGTCCAGCACGACCTGGCGCGCATCCGCCCCAGTACGAGCGGTGGTCGATCGCATCAAACGTCGCTTCGCAAGTTAA
- a CDS encoding TylF/MycF/NovP-related O-methyltransferase, translating into MNRLYTDLLIKIIANTIYGSGSQVIDPTKVGEATPFNREDRLLGRDWPAIAHSMAGVKRLANVRDLVQRAIDENVPGDFIETGVWRGGCCILMRGVLAANEVKDRKVYVADSFDGLPPPDAENFPADRGGRLHEYRQLAIDQAQVESNFAAYDLLDDQVIFVKGLFGETLPSLRAGPFALIRLDGDMYESTTDSLEALYPRLSPGGFAIIDDLAVPPCRQAVEDYRARNRIKAEIHEIDWTGGWWQKPIAGN; encoded by the coding sequence GTGAACCGCCTCTATACAGATCTCCTGATCAAGATCATTGCCAATACCATCTACGGCTCCGGTTCGCAGGTGATTGATCCGACGAAAGTCGGAGAGGCGACGCCCTTCAATCGCGAGGATCGCCTCCTGGGTCGCGATTGGCCGGCGATTGCTCATTCTATGGCGGGTGTGAAACGTTTGGCGAATGTGCGTGACCTCGTCCAGCGAGCCATTGATGAGAACGTGCCTGGGGATTTCATTGAGACTGGCGTCTGGCGTGGTGGCTGCTGCATCCTCATGAGGGGAGTGCTGGCCGCCAATGAGGTCAAGGACAGGAAGGTTTACGTAGCCGACTCATTCGACGGTTTGCCACCGCCAGACGCCGAGAATTTTCCAGCTGACCGGGGAGGCAGGCTGCACGAATATCGCCAGTTGGCGATTGATCAGGCACAGGTTGAATCCAACTTTGCCGCCTACGACCTTTTGGATGACCAGGTGATCTTCGTCAAAGGCCTGTTCGGTGAGACCTTGCCCAGCCTGAGGGCCGGTCCATTCGCCCTGATCCGGCTGGACGGCGATATGTATGAGTCGACGACGGACAGCCTTGAAGCGCTTTATCCGAGGCTGTCGCCCGGCGGTTTCGCGATCATAGATGACCTTGCGGTTCCGCCATGCCGGCAGGCAGTCGAGGATTACCGCGCTCGTAACCGCATCAAAGCGGAAATCCATGAGATAGACTGGACCGGCGGTTGGTGGCAGAAGCCTATTGCCGGCAACTGA